In Elaeis guineensis isolate ETL-2024a chromosome 1, EG11, whole genome shotgun sequence, a genomic segment contains:
- the LOC105060194 gene encoding omega-6 fatty acid desaturase, chloroplastic isoform X3, whose translation MACRLSNPAFQLEAPPVRASCGARSKVSPGMYCLKWRTFQHQGHISYQSLPYKKSTKVVQAAVLPISAPLLENEEQRKQLCEMYGFTQIGEPLPDNITLKNVMDTLPKKVFEIDDMKAWKSVLISVTSYALGIFMLSKAPWYLLPLAWAWTGTAATGFFVIGHDCAHKSFSRNKLVEDIVGTLAFLPLIYPYEPWRFKHDRHHAKTNMLSEDTAWHPVWRKEIDSSPVLRKAIILGYGPFRPWMSIAHWLMWHFDLKKFRPSEVGRVKISLACVFAFIAIGWPLIVYKTGVLGWIKFWFMPWMVYHFWMSTFTMVHHTAPHIPFKTSEEWNAARAQLGGTVHCNYPRCFHS comes from the exons ATGGCGTGCCGGCTCTCCAATCCCGCCTTCCAACTCGAg gCGCCGCCTGTCAGAGCATCATGCGGCGCGAGGTCGAAAGTTTCTCCTG GCATGTACTGCCTGAAATGGAGAACTTTCCAGCACCAAGGACATATTTCCTATCAATCTTTGCCCTACAAGAAATCAACCAAAGTTGTTCAGGCTGCAGTGCTCCCCATTTCAGCACCATTGCTAGAAAATGAGGAACAGAGAAAGCAGCTGTGCGAAATGTATGGATTTACACAAATTGGGGAACCACTTCCAGATAATATTACTCTGAAGAATGTCATGGATACCCTGCCTAAAAAG GTGTTTGAAATTGATGACATGAAAGCTTGGAAGTCAGTTTTGATATCTGTAACTTCTTATGCATTGGGAATTTTTATGCTTTCTAAAGCTCCATGGTATTTGCTTCCCCTGGCTTGGGCATGGACTGGCACAGCTGCGACAGGG TTTTTTGTCATAGGCCATGACTGTGCTCACAAATCATTTTCGAGGAATAAATTGGTGGAAGATATTGTTGGAACTCTTGCCTTTTTGCCTCTGATTTATCCTTATGAACCTTGGCGGTTTAAGCACGATAGACACCATGCCAAGACAAACAT GTTGTCAGAAGATACCGCTTGGCACCCTGTTTGGAGAAAGGAAATTGACTCCTCCCCAGTTCTGAGGAAGGCAATCATCTTAGGTTATGGGCCATTTAGGCCTTGGATGTCTATAGCTCACTG GTTAATGTGGCACTTcgatttgaaaaagttcagaccATCTGAAGTTGGAAGGGTGAAAATAAGCTTGGCATGCGTATTTGCATTTATTGCAATTGGATGGCCACTGATTGTTTATAAGACAGGGGTCCTAGGATGGATCAAGTTTTGGTTCATGCCATGGATGGTGTATCACTTTTGG atgAGTACTTTCACAATGGTCCATCATACTGCTCCTCATATACCTTTCAAAACTTCAGAAGAGTGGAATGCTGCTCGAGCACAGCTTGGTGGCACAGTCCATTGTAATTATCCTCGTTG
- the LOC140857147 gene encoding uncharacterized protein, whose product MELHAAKRSRLEEPIIFTEQDVEAYNAILGRPSLGALKVVVSSYHLMMKILMEAGVEQVRGNQAIAQQCFATKLQAKEQPAVPQPELPIGLDACHDLAREHARPSEDLVEVYLGKENLHQTMKIRSSINQVTKARLIALLQKNTDLFTWTVADMPGIDPKVMTYHLGVDPTFCLIKQKKRSFSPEHQKAIAKEVDNLVKTGFIREVMYLDWLANVVLVKKVMLFGLKNTRATYQLLVNKVFKDQIDCNMEVYVTDILIKS is encoded by the exons ATGGAGCTGCATGCGGCGAAGAGATCTCGGCTCGAGGAGCCAATAATCTTCACCGAACAAGATGTTGAAG cctacaatgcaatacttggCCGACCAAGTCTAGGGGCGCTGAAGGTAGTGGTGTCGAGCTACcacttgatgatgaaaattttgatgGAAGCTGGAGTGGAGCAAGTCCGAGGTAATCAAGCCATAGCCCAACAGTGTTTTGCTACTAAGCTACAGGCGAAGGAACAGCCTGCGGTGCCCCAACCTGAGCTCCCAATAGGTTTGGATGCCTGCCATGATCTGGCTAGGGAGCATGCTCGGCCGTCCGAGGATTTAGTGGAGGTCTATCTGGGGAAAGAAAATCTTCATCAAACTATGAAAATCAGATCATCCATAAATCAAGTAACCAAAGCTCGGCTAATTGCTCTTTTGCAGAAAAATACGGATCTGTTCACTTGGACGGTGGCAGATATGCCTGGCATAGACCCGAAGGTGATGACTTATCATTTGGGAGTGGATCCGACCTTCTGTCTTATAAAGCAAAAGAAGAGAAGTTTTTCCCCAGAGCACCAAAAAGCAATTGCTAAGGAGGTGGATAATCTGGTAAAGACTGGCTTCATCCGAGAAGTAATGTACCTTGACTGGCTAGCCAACGTGGTGCTAGTTAAGAAG GTGATGCTCTTTGGGCTAAAGAATACCAGGGCAACATACCAGCTACTAGTGAATAAGGTTTTCAAAGATCAAATTGATtgcaacatggaggtttacgtgacTGATATATTGATAAAAAGTTGA